One segment of Triticum aestivum cultivar Chinese Spring chromosome 2A, IWGSC CS RefSeq v2.1, whole genome shotgun sequence DNA contains the following:
- the LOC123186401 gene encoding uncharacterized protein, protein MLRQEVLLGVCRIENDKKRNDTFTKRHANFFKSASNLSALTGVRVAVILEKESGKMHGFGMPLVEPIVDSFLSGDPLIEPLVDEQAKDRIVLLQREVTRLDMENAKLDTRANLSLQHIKKIQAQNPRLPANNIFSKGEDLSLEDLTNLFNALLRVKEVIRRRLPPLQHGHEPTTGGPNVRQNWLLPSGPSQDHPQIHQTSQKPSSSHNLPPQFTSVLQSVVDHAKDLPPPLQPQLQDYASPTRPLQNNMSPNSIVENTMDKSPQLFYSGGNDTFIHESFGYDNLANAPLDQAHEVLGMDSYLDYNISDLEQYNMECD, encoded by the exons ATGCTGAGGCAGGAGGTCCTCTTGGGGGTCTGTCGCATTGAAAACGACAAAAAACGCAATGACACGTTCACCAAGCGGCATGCTAATTTTTTCAAAAGTGCCAGTAACCTCTCCGCTCTCACGGGCGTGAGGGTTGCTGTCATCCTAGAGAAGGAATCGGGAAAGATGCATGGTTTTGGGATGCCGTTAGTGGAACCCATTGTTGATTCTTTCCTGTCAGGAGATCCACTTATCGAACCGCTTGTCGATGAACAAGCGAAAGATAGGATTGTATTGCTGCAGAGAGAGGTGACTAGGTTGGACATGGAGAATGCAAAGCTAGATACGAGAGCAAACCTCTCGCTGCAACACATCAAGAAGATCCAAGCTCAGAACCCAAGGTTGCCAGCAAATAATATCTTCTCCAAGGGAGAAGATCTTAGTCTTGAAGACCTAACCAACCTCTTCAATGCCCTCTTGCGAGTCAAGGAGGTAATTAGACGACGTCTGCCTCCACTACAACATGGCCATGAACCAACAACTGGTGGTCCAAACGTGCGGCAAAACTGGTTGCTACCAAGTGGTCCTTCACAAGATCACCCACAGATTCATCAGACTTCACAAAAACCATCTTCATCCCACAATCTTCCACCTCAG TTTACCTCCGTCCTACAATCAGTTGTTGACCATGCAAAGGATTTACCTCCACCACTTCAACCACAACTTCAAGACTATGCAAGTCCGACAAGGCCATTGCAGAACAACATGAGCCCTAACTCAATTGTTGAGAACACTATGGACAAATCCCCACAGTTGTTCTACTCCGGTGGTAATGACACTTTCATCCATGAATCATTCGGCTATGATAACTTGGCTAATGCTCCTTTGGACCAGGCGCATGAAGTTCTAGGGATGGATTCTTACTTGGACTATAATATTAGTGATCTAGAGCAATATAACATGGAATGTGATTAG